A genomic region of Micromonospora sp. NBC_01796 contains the following coding sequences:
- a CDS encoding UvrD-helicase domain-containing protein: protein MAELALERGFLAAYARLEPRAQRAVIAAIDRFVEHTHPDLLLEELTGARDPHIRTMRIDQAHDGVVLFLGGERYALINVLPHDAAVAFATRRRATVNQLVGVLELRDQTGIEDYVRAEAGQPRDGGLFDHVSAADFAHLGVDEDLMPLLRVIGTDQQLESLGGRLPETQLDILNGLASGMSVEELRAELTDRIVSGVDTDNLLAAARRTPERIRFVSGPVELAAILAYPFDEWRTFLHPTQRDVAYRETYRGPALVTGSAGTGKTVTGLHRAVFLAGRLPDGEGKVLLTTFTRALADALDRQLHRLTTDPAVRSRIDVISVDKIAYEVVSRGGKRATVAENDVVDSLWEEAAATAPTYLNRVGQVTRFSGAFLRREWEQVVLAQQLTTLAAYRDAPRKGRGERLRAVQREQVWTAIDAVQRKLAKRRLRTHTQLADDAAAIARQAPATYRHVIVDEGQDLHPAQWRLLRALVAPGRNDMFLLADPYQRIYDSHVSLTQLGIEVRGRSRRLTVNYRTTHEILDLSVRILNGDAAVGLDDADDTLRGYRSITRGEMPVLLKHGNRNAEHEALCERVKTWLKQGVEPHAIGVAARTGQLVKTISKILIEAGITVADDQRGVDGVHVATMHRLKGLEFQCLAVVGLEAGVLPAPYALTSAAEDPHAHKQDLQRERCLLFVAVTRARDVLYLSHSGTPSSLLPESR from the coding sequence ATGGCCGAGCTGGCCCTCGAACGGGGATTCCTTGCCGCCTATGCCCGGCTGGAACCCCGGGCGCAACGCGCCGTTATCGCTGCCATCGACAGGTTCGTCGAGCACACCCACCCGGACCTGCTGTTGGAAGAGCTGACCGGAGCGCGTGACCCTCACATCCGCACCATGCGCATCGATCAGGCTCACGATGGCGTCGTGCTCTTCCTGGGAGGGGAGAGATACGCCCTGATCAACGTTCTGCCGCACGACGCCGCCGTCGCCTTCGCGACACGTCGCAGGGCTACCGTCAACCAGCTAGTCGGCGTCCTGGAGCTACGCGACCAGACAGGCATCGAGGATTATGTTCGTGCCGAGGCAGGGCAACCACGCGACGGCGGGCTGTTCGACCACGTATCCGCGGCGGATTTCGCCCACCTCGGGGTGGACGAGGACCTGATGCCACTGCTGCGCGTCATCGGCACCGACCAACAGCTGGAAAGCCTCGGCGGGCGGCTGCCCGAAACCCAGCTCGACATCCTGAATGGGCTCGCCAGTGGCATGTCGGTGGAGGAACTCCGCGCGGAGCTGACTGACCGGATCGTGTCGGGGGTGGACACCGACAACCTCCTCGCCGCGGCGCGCCGCACCCCGGAACGGATCCGCTTCGTCTCCGGCCCGGTCGAGCTGGCGGCCATTCTGGCCTACCCGTTCGACGAGTGGCGCACCTTCCTGCACCCGACCCAGCGCGACGTCGCCTATCGGGAGACCTACCGTGGTCCCGCCCTGGTCACCGGTAGCGCGGGAACCGGCAAGACCGTCACCGGCCTGCACCGCGCGGTATTCCTCGCCGGGCGGCTGCCCGACGGTGAGGGAAAGGTCCTACTCACCACGTTCACCCGCGCGCTCGCTGACGCTCTCGACCGGCAACTGCACCGGCTCACGACCGACCCGGCCGTACGGTCCCGCATCGATGTGATCAGCGTTGACAAGATTGCCTACGAGGTCGTATCCCGTGGCGGTAAGAGGGCCACTGTGGCGGAAAACGATGTCGTGGACTCGCTGTGGGAGGAAGCCGCTGCCACCGCACCCACTTACCTGAACCGGGTCGGCCAAGTCACCAGATTCAGCGGTGCCTTTCTCCGCCGGGAGTGGGAGCAGGTCGTGCTGGCCCAACAGTTGACTACCCTGGCCGCGTACCGCGACGCCCCACGCAAGGGCCGGGGCGAGCGCCTGCGAGCGGTCCAGCGGGAGCAAGTCTGGACCGCGATCGACGCTGTTCAGCGGAAGCTGGCGAAGCGGCGGCTACGCACCCACACCCAGCTCGCCGACGACGCGGCCGCGATCGCGCGCCAGGCACCGGCCACGTACCGACACGTCATCGTCGACGAAGGGCAAGACCTGCACCCGGCGCAGTGGAGGCTGCTCCGCGCGCTCGTCGCGCCCGGACGGAACGACATGTTCCTGCTCGCTGACCCGTACCAGCGCATCTATGACAGCCACGTGTCGCTGACCCAACTCGGCATCGAGGTACGCGGTCGCTCCCGAAGGCTCACCGTCAACTACCGCACCACTCACGAAATCCTGGACCTGTCGGTCCGGATCCTTAACGGCGACGCCGCCGTCGGCTTGGACGATGCGGACGACACGCTGCGGGGATACCGCTCGATCACACGCGGCGAGATGCCCGTGCTTCTCAAGCATGGCAACCGCAATGCCGAACACGAAGCCCTGTGCGAGCGGGTAAAAACCTGGCTGAAGCAGGGTGTCGAGCCGCACGCCATCGGCGTGGCCGCGCGCACGGGGCAGCTCGTCAAGACGATCAGCAAGATTCTGATCGAGGCAGGCATCACTGTCGCCGACGATCAGCGTGGTGTCGACGGCGTGCACGTCGCCACGATGCACCGATTGAAGGGTCTCGAGTTCCAGTGTCTCGCGGTCGTCGGGCTGGAGGCCGGGGTACTCCCCGCCCCATACGCGCTTACTTCGGCGGCGGAGGATCCGCATGCCCACAAGCAGGACCTGCAACGCGAGCGATGCCTGCTCTTCGTCGCCGTGACCCGCGCCCGCGATGTGCTCTACCTGTCCCACAGCGGCACACCCAGTTCGCTACTGCCGGAATCACGATGA
- the casA gene encoding type I-E CRISPR-associated protein Cse1/CasA: protein MTSHPDNREFSLIDEPWIPVLDAAGERREISLFGLFEQAGDVRMIACELPTQTFAILRLALAILHRTTGGPPDEAAWQALWRDRRLPVADTAEYLGNLRDRFYLLHPKYPFYQVADLHTQKDGKYGLERLFADVPNGLPFLTARAGAGLASIAPAEAARWLVHCQAYDPSGIKSGAAGDARVKGGKGYPIGVATVGALGGVHLEGATLLETLLLNLVPVAPDWQRADERDMPVWEREPHGAAEEADATRGPYGLLSLYTWQPRRIRLFGGIGGITGAMIANGDRLDWQDRHLLEPMSVWGRSGPREREQKRTPIYLPRPHDHTRALWRGLQSLLPAPPTGAEPAQRLSPMVVRRLAQLTVTGVVEPDFQVRTRATSVTYGNQQAVIDEVFTDALTMNVLLLIEHSALRTTAVDAAADAEAAIRALRLLAENLARAAGSREIDSSEAERAAERAYALLDRAFRDWLAGLSPDSDPVPERVEWQRLVRRAVYRLGRDMVDAAGPTAWIGRTGTDRSGRQVHYSRSQAEVAFHTGLARALPMAAGSSHQRHEEAA, encoded by the coding sequence TTGACAAGCCACCCGGATAATCGGGAATTTTCCCTAATAGACGAGCCATGGATTCCGGTACTGGACGCTGCCGGTGAGCGCCGAGAGATCTCGTTGTTCGGCCTCTTTGAGCAGGCCGGCGACGTACGCATGATCGCCTGTGAATTACCGACGCAGACGTTCGCGATCCTGCGACTGGCGTTGGCGATCCTGCACCGGACAACCGGCGGTCCGCCAGATGAGGCTGCCTGGCAGGCACTGTGGCGCGACCGGCGGCTACCTGTCGCGGACACCGCCGAATACCTCGGCAATCTTCGCGACCGGTTTTACCTGCTGCATCCGAAGTACCCGTTTTATCAGGTCGCCGACCTCCACACCCAGAAGGACGGCAAGTACGGGCTGGAGCGCCTTTTTGCCGACGTACCCAATGGCCTGCCGTTCCTGACCGCGCGCGCCGGAGCAGGGCTGGCGTCGATCGCGCCCGCCGAGGCGGCCCGTTGGCTGGTTCACTGCCAGGCCTACGACCCGTCGGGCATCAAAAGCGGGGCGGCCGGCGATGCGCGGGTCAAAGGCGGAAAGGGATATCCGATCGGCGTTGCGACCGTCGGCGCGCTGGGCGGCGTCCACCTGGAAGGCGCGACCCTGCTGGAGACCCTGCTGCTCAACCTGGTGCCGGTCGCGCCCGATTGGCAGCGGGCCGACGAGCGAGACATGCCCGTGTGGGAGCGCGAGCCACACGGGGCGGCTGAGGAGGCCGACGCCACGCGCGGACCCTACGGCCTCCTCAGCCTCTACACCTGGCAACCGCGCCGGATCCGGCTCTTCGGCGGCATCGGCGGCATCACCGGCGCCATGATCGCAAACGGCGATCGGCTCGACTGGCAGGATCGACACCTGCTCGAGCCGATGAGCGTCTGGGGGCGCAGCGGGCCACGCGAGCGCGAGCAAAAGCGGACCCCGATCTACCTGCCCCGGCCGCACGACCACACCCGGGCACTGTGGCGCGGGCTCCAGTCCCTGCTGCCGGCACCGCCGACAGGCGCCGAGCCGGCGCAGCGGCTGTCACCGATGGTGGTACGACGGCTCGCCCAGCTGACCGTTACCGGCGTCGTCGAGCCCGATTTTCAGGTCCGGACGCGGGCCACCAGTGTCACCTATGGCAACCAGCAGGCGGTCATCGACGAGGTGTTCACCGACGCGCTGACAATGAACGTGCTACTGCTCATCGAGCACTCCGCACTGCGCACGACAGCCGTCGACGCCGCAGCCGACGCCGAGGCGGCGATACGGGCGCTGCGCCTGCTCGCCGAAAACCTGGCCCGCGCGGCAGGCAGCCGGGAGATCGATAGCAGCGAGGCCGAACGGGCGGCCGAACGCGCGTACGCCCTGCTGGATCGCGCCTTCCGCGACTGGCTGGCCGGACTCAGTCCCGACAGCGACCCAGTGCCCGAGCGTGTCGAGTGGCAGCGTCTGGTGCGTCGGGCCGTTTACAGGCTCGGCCGAGACATGGTCGACGCAGCCGGACCGACGGCCTGGATCGGCCGAACGGGCACCGACCGCAGCGGCAGGCAGGTGCACTACTCGAGATCACAGGCCGAGGTGGCGTTTCACACCGGCCTGGCCAGGGCGCTGCCCATGGCGGCCGGGTCCTCGCACCAAAGGCACGAGGAGGCAGCATGA
- the casB gene encoding type I-E CRISPR-associated protein Cse2/CasB yields MTVQVDPPAEPAPKAWVRRRDDLGEHVAKRIGALQTRLLWDMPQPEAVSALARLRRGLGRTPGFDFTLERYLQVPDHLLGYRPADDAEASDAEQAVHDAVTLYALHQQSRRARMHVEGRGLGRALGDLVRASGGPEGVRRRFAALGTASTYQESIHHLRSLITMLREHQIPLDYGLLADDLQTLRHPDGRSTIQAIWGREFFRSRPSNRADAPVTDSTQEEPS; encoded by the coding sequence ATGACCGTCCAAGTAGATCCGCCCGCCGAGCCTGCGCCCAAGGCATGGGTCCGGCGTCGCGACGACCTCGGCGAACATGTCGCCAAGAGGATTGGGGCCCTCCAGACACGGCTGCTGTGGGATATGCCCCAACCGGAAGCGGTCAGTGCCCTGGCCCGGCTCCGGCGTGGCCTTGGCCGAACTCCGGGCTTCGACTTCACCCTCGAGCGGTACCTGCAGGTGCCGGACCATCTGCTGGGCTATCGGCCGGCCGATGACGCCGAGGCGTCCGACGCGGAACAGGCCGTGCACGACGCGGTCACCCTGTACGCGCTGCACCAGCAGTCACGCCGCGCGCGGATGCACGTGGAGGGGCGAGGCCTGGGGCGCGCGCTGGGCGACCTCGTCAGGGCCTCCGGCGGGCCGGAGGGGGTACGTCGCCGGTTCGCGGCGCTCGGCACTGCCAGTACCTACCAGGAGAGCATCCACCACTTGCGAAGCCTGATCACGATGCTGCGCGAGCATCAGATCCCACTCGACTACGGCCTGCTTGCCGACGACCTGCAAACACTCCGCCACCCGGACGGTCGATCCACAATTCAGGCGATCTGGGGTCGAGAGTTCTTCCGCAGCCGACCCAGCAACCGCGCTGATGCCCCCGTTACCGACAGCACCCAGGAGGAGCCGTCATGA
- the cas7e gene encoding type I-E CRISPR-associated protein Cas7/Cse4/CasC, whose amino-acid sequence MSRTIIDVYALQTVPPSNLNRDDTGSPKTAVYGGVRRARVSSQAWKRAIRLAFADLLDRARLGERSKRVGESLAARIRVLDPSVSAETASTLAAEVFAASGLAKAEKKKGETHDVESGYLLFLSHQQLDNLAAAALEASAAGTTLNKAQFKTLANTEHSVDIAMFGRMIADMTDINVDAACQVSHAISVHAVDNEFDYFTAVDDRKADAAETGAGMIGTIEFNSSTLYRYANVDVDALHRTLGDADATRAAVEAFLVAFARSIPTGKQNTFAHRTLPDAVLVRLRDTQPINLVGAFETPIRETRDVGRVERAAAALADYTVAVESAYGEQPVASWVTQVGDKTAALAHLGKTVSFSELVTEAGEQVAVALRQPA is encoded by the coding sequence ATGAGCCGCACCATTATCGACGTCTACGCATTGCAGACCGTGCCCCCAAGCAACCTCAACCGCGACGACACCGGTTCACCGAAAACCGCCGTCTACGGTGGCGTCCGTCGTGCCCGGGTATCCAGCCAGGCGTGGAAGCGTGCGATTCGCCTGGCCTTCGCCGATCTGCTCGACCGCGCCCGACTCGGCGAGCGATCCAAGCGCGTTGGAGAGTCTCTCGCGGCCCGGATCAGGGTGCTCGACCCCAGCGTCTCCGCCGAGACTGCGTCCACGCTGGCCGCCGAGGTCTTCGCAGCCAGCGGCCTGGCCAAGGCCGAAAAGAAAAAGGGCGAGACACACGACGTCGAGTCCGGCTACCTGCTGTTCCTGAGTCACCAGCAGTTGGATAACCTCGCCGCCGCCGCGCTCGAAGCCTCAGCCGCCGGCACCACCCTAAACAAGGCCCAGTTCAAAACGCTGGCCAACACCGAACACTCGGTTGACATCGCGATGTTTGGTCGAATGATCGCCGACATGACCGACATCAACGTCGATGCCGCCTGTCAGGTCTCACACGCCATCAGCGTGCACGCGGTCGACAACGAGTTCGACTACTTCACCGCCGTTGACGACCGCAAAGCCGATGCCGCCGAAACCGGCGCCGGCATGATCGGCACCATCGAGTTCAACTCGTCCACGCTCTACCGATACGCCAATGTCGACGTCGACGCCTTACATCGCACCCTCGGCGATGCGGACGCAACCCGTGCTGCGGTCGAGGCGTTCCTCGTCGCCTTCGCACGCAGCATACCGACCGGCAAACAGAACACGTTCGCCCACCGAACACTGCCCGACGCGGTCCTCGTGCGGCTGCGCGACACCCAACCCATCAACCTGGTCGGAGCGTTCGAGACCCCGATCCGCGAAACCCGCGATGTCGGGAGGGTCGAGCGGGCTGCAGCCGCGCTCGCCGACTACACCGTGGCCGTCGAGAGTGCTTACGGCGAGCAACCAGTCGCCAGCTGGGTCACCCAAGTCGGGGACAAGACGGCGGCGCTTGCCCACCTCGGTAAGACGGTCAGCTTCAGCGAACTGGTCACTGAAGCGGGCGAGCAAGTCGCCGTGGCGCTCAGGCAGCCGGCATGA
- the cas5e gene encoding type I-E CRISPR-associated protein Cas5/CasD, with protein MSVLLLRLAGPMQSWGSSSRFSRRNTDVAPTKSGVIGLLAAARGIRRTEPLTELLGLQFGVRLDQPGQILRDFHTARSLDGRQSAPLTYRYYLSDAAFLAAVSGDENMLYGLAEALHRPKFPLYLGRRSCPPAGPISLGVHDGTIDDALTSWPWLAAEWYRRRASREVRLEIIRDVRPGEPVTETMHDVPVSFDPAHRQHTWRSVLRRHVDVTNDVAERAGVTEHDPLSLLGG; from the coding sequence ATGAGCGTGCTCCTGCTGCGCCTCGCCGGCCCGATGCAATCGTGGGGCTCATCCAGCCGCTTCTCTCGCCGCAACACCGACGTCGCGCCGACCAAGAGCGGGGTGATCGGGCTGCTCGCCGCAGCCAGGGGGATCCGACGTACGGAGCCACTCACCGAGCTGCTCGGCCTACAGTTCGGGGTACGGCTCGACCAGCCCGGGCAGATCCTGCGGGACTTTCACACGGCACGATCCCTCGACGGCCGGCAAAGCGCACCCCTGACCTACCGCTACTACCTGTCCGACGCAGCGTTTCTCGCCGCCGTCAGCGGCGACGAAAATATGCTATACGGACTGGCCGAGGCACTGCACCGGCCGAAATTCCCGCTCTACCTCGGGCGCCGATCTTGCCCGCCGGCCGGCCCTATCAGTCTTGGCGTGCACGACGGCACCATCGATGACGCGCTGACCTCGTGGCCGTGGCTCGCCGCAGAGTGGTACCGCCGACGGGCATCCCGGGAAGTGCGTCTGGAAATCATTCGAGACGTCCGTCCTGGCGAGCCGGTCACGGAAACCATGCACGACGTGCCGGTGAGTTTCGACCCAGCACACCGGCAACACACCTGGCGATCGGTACTACGCAGACACGTCGACGTAACCAACGACGTCGCGGAACGGGCCGGGGTCACCGAGCACGACCCACTGAGCCTGCTGGGAGGCTGA
- the cas6e gene encoding type I-E CRISPR-associated protein Cas6/Cse3/CasE, with protein sequence MFLTRFQINPARRGARKVLSSPQAMHAAVRAAFAAPEDYEREGTRTLWRLDAPTPATVHLYLLSPGKPDLTHLVEQAGWPTTETWVTRDYDSLLSSLDAGQDWAFRLTANPSHNGRKTADAKETQRFGYLREQEQVAWLANRVARHGFTLITQRDGLPNLRLHHRQTQTFKRGMAQVTLTTVTYDGILQISDANAFRQALTRGIGHAKAYGCGLITLARAG encoded by the coding sequence ATGTTCCTCACCCGGTTCCAGATCAACCCGGCGCGTCGGGGCGCACGCAAAGTGCTCTCCTCGCCACAGGCGATGCACGCGGCAGTCCGCGCCGCATTCGCCGCCCCGGAGGACTACGAACGCGAGGGCACCCGCACACTCTGGCGGCTCGACGCCCCGACCCCAGCGACCGTGCACCTCTACCTCCTCAGCCCTGGCAAACCCGATCTGACCCACCTGGTCGAGCAGGCCGGATGGCCCACCACCGAGACCTGGGTGACCCGCGACTACGACAGCCTGCTCAGCTCGCTGGACGCCGGCCAGGACTGGGCCTTCCGGCTCACCGCAAACCCGAGCCACAACGGACGCAAAACCGCCGACGCCAAGGAGACCCAGCGCTTCGGCTACCTGCGGGAACAGGAACAGGTCGCGTGGCTGGCCAACCGCGTCGCCCGGCACGGTTTCACTCTGATAACGCAGCGTGACGGCCTCCCGAACCTGCGACTTCACCACCGCCAAACGCAGACCTTCAAACGCGGCATGGCACAGGTAACCCTGACCACGGTGACCTACGACGGCATCCTGCAAATCTCCGACGCCAACGCCTTCCGCCAAGCCTTGACCCGGGGGATAGGGCACGCCAAGGCGTACGGCTGCGGCCTAATCACCCTCGCCAGAGCAGGCTGA
- a CDS encoding helix-turn-helix domain-containing protein → MGNEDVGDAEVGHRLAQLREQVGLKQAELARKVTWSPAVLSRVETGDRAVSDDELSMLLAAIGTDEATELAAVLARNWQHLPRPPLDHPDQQLLWRAEEMVAGLITAGSEADAHPAFLARLQEYVKDVERLAQLLLRREHQIAFIGSIGIGKSTAICRSTGLEVTNAQGRTVSVLETGAGGITLCEVRLSRGPGYGIKVEPRPLDEIRSDVDDFVDQIRQGKAPAEEDDITAAVPRELERAIRNMAGLTQKRSKGPDGKSVRTDPAKELAAEFPERRDLAVEVLARMNLHRRDRRDAWHTASASATPLEWLRQTFEAINNGRHPEFPLPSRIDIVVPALIDIDDLDVGIIDTRGIDQPPARADLETLLEDPHTVSILCSGFNDAPSQSVQHLLKRARDIDNPQIDTNAGLLILARPDEAMAVKDETGVGVSTSEEGYELKGEQVSTALLPYGLGDVPALFFNSREDDAEQLRDFLRDQVRRTRAEFRHQLDEVLVRTQSLLDNAALEQVRAVQRDAGKHMASWIKLHPSPKPLSGHIHDALLDEISRAHSSTVNATIRRNGEWRSLSYSHQLGHGARRLAVLALQDSVTEFTGMCETLSASMPDARELLFQANRLMISAYEDLLRKMQLNGLSLYRDQLRTAAQFWIDNASEWGRGSGYVNRVLQRNRTWFEETSRQELEQQLGAFLDREWRVLLQRVEAIFEQS, encoded by the coding sequence ATGGGCAACGAGGATGTCGGCGACGCCGAAGTGGGGCACCGCCTCGCGCAGCTGCGAGAGCAGGTAGGACTGAAGCAGGCCGAGCTGGCCCGGAAGGTGACTTGGAGCCCGGCCGTCCTATCGCGGGTCGAGACCGGCGACCGCGCCGTGTCCGACGACGAGCTGTCGATGCTGCTCGCAGCGATCGGCACCGACGAGGCCACCGAGCTTGCCGCCGTTCTGGCGCGCAACTGGCAGCACCTGCCCCGACCGCCGCTGGACCACCCGGACCAGCAGCTACTCTGGCGTGCCGAGGAGATGGTGGCCGGCCTGATCACCGCCGGCTCGGAGGCCGACGCGCACCCCGCGTTTCTTGCCCGCCTCCAGGAGTACGTCAAGGACGTGGAGCGGCTGGCGCAGCTCCTCCTCCGCCGCGAGCACCAGATCGCGTTCATCGGCAGCATCGGCATCGGCAAGTCGACCGCGATCTGCCGGTCGACCGGCCTCGAAGTCACGAACGCGCAGGGGCGAACGGTGTCGGTGCTGGAGACGGGCGCCGGCGGGATCACGCTGTGCGAGGTGCGGCTGAGCCGCGGACCGGGTTACGGCATCAAGGTCGAGCCCCGGCCGCTCGACGAGATCCGCTCCGACGTCGACGACTTCGTCGACCAGATTCGGCAGGGCAAAGCACCGGCCGAGGAGGACGACATCACCGCAGCCGTGCCCCGTGAGCTGGAGCGGGCGATCCGCAACATGGCCGGCCTGACGCAGAAGCGTTCGAAGGGACCCGATGGCAAATCGGTCCGGACCGACCCGGCGAAGGAACTGGCCGCCGAGTTCCCCGAGCGACGCGACCTCGCAGTAGAGGTGCTGGCGCGCATGAACCTTCACCGGCGCGACCGGCGCGACGCGTGGCACACCGCATCGGCCTCGGCGACACCGCTGGAGTGGCTGCGTCAAACGTTCGAGGCGATCAACAACGGCCGGCATCCCGAGTTTCCACTGCCGAGCCGCATCGACATCGTCGTCCCCGCTTTGATCGACATCGACGATCTCGACGTCGGGATCATCGACACTCGCGGCATCGACCAGCCGCCGGCACGGGCAGATCTCGAGACGCTGCTCGAAGATCCGCACACAGTGTCGATCCTCTGCTCGGGTTTCAACGACGCGCCGTCGCAGTCAGTCCAGCACCTGCTGAAGCGGGCCCGGGACATCGACAACCCGCAGATCGACACCAACGCCGGCCTGCTCATCCTAGCCCGGCCTGACGAGGCGATGGCGGTCAAGGACGAGACCGGCGTCGGCGTCTCGACCAGCGAGGAAGGGTACGAGCTGAAGGGCGAGCAGGTCAGCACCGCGCTGCTGCCGTACGGCCTCGGCGACGTCCCCGCACTGTTCTTCAACTCTCGCGAAGACGACGCCGAACAGCTGCGGGACTTCCTGCGTGACCAGGTCCGCCGGACGCGAGCCGAGTTCCGCCACCAGCTCGACGAGGTGCTCGTCCGAACCCAGTCACTGCTGGACAACGCCGCCCTTGAGCAGGTGCGCGCGGTCCAGCGCGACGCCGGTAAACATATGGCGAGCTGGATAAAGCTCCACCCGTCGCCGAAGCCGCTCAGCGGCCACATCCACGACGCGCTGCTCGACGAGATCAGCCGCGCGCATTCGAGCACGGTCAACGCGACGATCCGCCGCAACGGCGAGTGGCGTTCCCTGAGCTACTCCCACCAGCTCGGCCACGGCGCTCGGAGGCTCGCCGTCCTCGCCCTGCAAGACTCGGTCACCGAGTTCACCGGCATGTGCGAGACGCTGTCGGCGTCGATGCCCGATGCGCGCGAGCTGCTCTTCCAGGCGAACCGGCTGATGATCTCGGCCTACGAGGACCTGCTGCGCAAGATGCAACTCAACGGCCTGAGCTTGTACCGCGACCAGCTCCGGACCGCCGCGCAGTTCTGGATCGACAACGCCAGCGAGTGGGGCCGCGGCTCCGGTTACGTCAACCGCGTCTTGCAGCGAAACCGGACATGGTTCGAGGAGACGTCCCGGCAGGAGCTCGAACAGCAGCTCGGCGCGTTCCTCGACCGCGAATGGCGAGTGCTGCTGCAGCGGGTGGAGGCGATCTTCGAGCAGAGTTGA
- a CDS encoding integrase core domain-containing protein: protein MNSIMERWVQTCRLELLDRTLIWNQRHLLHALREFEQFYNAHRPHQGIANARPLRPLPTQITDPDKLARLDIRRRDRLGSILHEYQHAA, encoded by the coding sequence ATGAACTCAATCATGGAACGGTGGGTCCAGACCTGCCGCCTCGAACTACTGGACCGGACGTTGATCTGGAACCAGCGGCACCTGCTCCACGCCCTACGCGAGTTCGAACAGTTCTACAACGCACACCGTCCACACCAGGGCATCGCGAACGCACGCCCGCTACGCCCGTTGCCCACACAGATCACCGACCCGGACAAACTGGCCCGCCTCGACATACGAAGACGCGATCGCCTCGGCAGCATCCTCCACGAGTACCAGCATGCCGCCTGA
- a CDS encoding recombinase family protein yields MIDGRGVIVADFFDVGFSRQVPWPRRPQAARLLAALADPDRGFDAVVVGEFERAFYGNQFRDLAPLFKLYGVQLWLPELNGPVDAGTELHLSLLALLGVHSMREVQRSRFRAKAAMCAQVIEQGRHLGGRPPYGYRLVAAGPHPNPAHAKWGRVAHRLEPDPSTAPHVQWMFAQRLTGRSVAGIARDLNQRHVPCPSSVDPGRNPHRSGAGWTLRTVASILANPRYTGRQVWNRQHTDRGPLDAADDLLGQSEVRRWNLMQQWVISRDIAHPPLVSEHDFVAAQHANAQPVPANNESGRYLLTGLIRCQECDRILDAHWVNKHAAYRCRHGHRNAAADGMARPRNVYIHEAKAIKQVAQWLGIPAGDPNAVVAALLEHDVHVTCAIGGTLTITKIPTRAAIHRPPAIPHQRRAEEISTEPPSAAVKTTRGG; encoded by the coding sequence GTGATCGACGGGCGGGGCGTGATCGTGGCCGACTTCTTCGACGTCGGTTTCTCCCGGCAGGTGCCCTGGCCACGTCGCCCGCAAGCAGCGCGGTTGCTGGCGGCCCTGGCCGACCCCGACCGAGGGTTCGACGCGGTGGTCGTGGGAGAGTTCGAGCGGGCCTTCTACGGCAACCAATTCCGCGACCTCGCGCCGCTGTTCAAACTGTACGGCGTGCAGCTGTGGCTGCCCGAGCTCAACGGCCCGGTCGACGCCGGCACCGAGCTGCACCTGTCACTACTGGCCCTGCTCGGCGTGCACTCCATGCGGGAGGTCCAGCGTTCACGGTTTCGGGCGAAGGCGGCCATGTGCGCCCAGGTGATCGAGCAAGGCCGTCATCTCGGCGGCCGGCCGCCGTACGGGTACCGCCTCGTCGCGGCAGGACCGCACCCGAACCCGGCCCACGCCAAGTGGGGACGCGTGGCCCACCGACTGGAACCCGACCCATCCACCGCGCCGCACGTGCAGTGGATGTTCGCCCAACGCCTCACTGGGCGCAGCGTCGCCGGAATCGCCCGCGACCTCAACCAACGGCACGTCCCATGCCCGTCCAGCGTTGACCCCGGCCGCAACCCGCACCGCAGCGGCGCGGGATGGACCCTGCGCACGGTGGCGTCGATCCTGGCCAACCCTCGCTACACCGGCCGGCAAGTCTGGAACCGGCAGCACACCGACCGCGGCCCGCTCGACGCCGCCGATGATCTGCTCGGTCAATCGGAGGTACGCCGCTGGAACCTGATGCAACAGTGGGTCATCTCCCGGGACATCGCCCATCCGCCGCTGGTCAGCGAACACGACTTCGTCGCCGCCCAACACGCCAACGCCCAGCCCGTACCGGCCAACAACGAAAGCGGACGCTACCTGCTCACCGGACTGATCCGCTGCCAGGAATGCGACCGGATCCTCGACGCACACTGGGTCAACAAGCACGCCGCCTACCGCTGCCGCCACGGCCATCGCAACGCAGCGGCAGATGGCATGGCCCGGCCGCGCAACGTCTACATCCACGAAGCCAAAGCGATCAAACAAGTTGCCCAGTGGCTCGGCATCCCGGCAGGCGACCCCAACGCCGTCGTAGCCGCGCTACTCGAACATGATGTCCACGTCACCTGCGCCATCGGCGGAACGCTGACCATCACCAAGATCCCCACCCGGGCGGCGATACACCGACCGCCCGCGATCCCGCACCAGCGCCGAGCGGAAGAAATCTCCACCGAGCCACCCTCAGCGGCCGTGAAGACCACCCGTGGGGGTTAA